In Sylvia atricapilla isolate bSylAtr1 chromosome 25, bSylAtr1.pri, whole genome shotgun sequence, a genomic segment contains:
- the MICAL1 gene encoding F-actin-monooxygenase MICAL1 produces the protein MSVPADEPGNPAHAIFERFLRAGECQEVLGCFVELCQQLGLRGTGLQLYHGLKAALNYWNAKALWSKLDKKAGHKDYNQGTACAGTKCLVVGAGPCGLRAAIELALLGARVVLLEKRDSFSRNNVLHLWPFTIHDLRALGAKKFYGRFCTGTLDHISIRQLQLILLKVALLLGVEVHINVRFEGLVPPAGEAGGWQAVLQPSSSPLTQYEFDVLISAGGGKFVPEGFKRKETRGKLAIGITTNFINRHSRAEVEVAEISGVARIYNQKFFQNLYNKTGIDLENIVYYKDDTHYFVMTAKKQSLLKKGVILQDKADIESLLSPENVNRDALLSYAKEAANFSTNYCLPELEFALNHRDLPDVDMFDFTCMTRSENAALVREHNGSRLLLGLVGDCLVEPFWPLGTGVARGFLAAFDAAWMVRRWAAGTPPLEVLAERESIYQRLSQTSPDNTNKNISQYSIDPATRYPNINLQAIKASQVRDLYLVGMVEVDHKRKSDNRLSIADPGAVYEELLSWCQASTAGYPGVAVTNFSTSWTSGLALCALIHHFRPDLVDFDSVDPQDAIRTHQILLDVAEQELGIQPVLSSAEMATMTGPDHLDLITYLSHFYQVFRTSPEVEVSERSAVSPRGTRGAILFLSKLQKSRNLAHKRAQDTAQKDTEAKRSRRDAELDTGLDGDTVDSAHEPLRTVVMDPGQPPRERTGENSDACYFCGRRVYILERASAEGRFFHRGCFQCRHCGATLRLGDYAFDEEDGNFYCSLHYPNPPSVDLPRDEASALLDGDADAAAHPPSDAGNPRVSSMEWAPGPVQPTPAAPQAGEEPGEVEDTADAGDTEEQELLAQPGGDVREEEVPRVEPQVTAEEGEESGRRRKIILTPLEKLNLSTLNLTSEAEPEPPLKPARLRLQAEPEALPALRQGQGAWKEEEEEKNDMEKDLEDSDSEEEEEEEEEEEEKEEGTGLGIMKDLYPEPREEEKYPTWKRTLARRARESQMKRFCKAQAIQRRLEEIEVTFRELEQQGIKLEKLLRDENESPADQHTQWTNQLLYLVQKKNNLMSEESDLMIAVQELKLEEQQCQLDEKLRSYMNKEDAMKTPEDEKAEQEILEQLVEVVNKRNVLIQLQEEKRLSELRP, from the exons ATGAGTGTGCCGGCCGACGAGCCGGGCAACCCGGCCCATGCCATCTTTGAGAGGTTCCTGCGTGCCGGGGAGTGccaggaggtgctgggctgcttcgtggagctgtgccagcagctggggctgcgGGGCACTGGGCTACAGCTCTACCACGGCCTCAAGGCTGCCCTCAACTACTGGAATGCCAAGGCCCTGTGGAGCAAGCTGGATAAGAAAGCTGGGCACAAGGACTACAACcagggcacagcctgtgctggcaccaaG TGCCTGGTGGTGGGCGCTGGCCCCTGCGGGCTGCGGGCGGCCATCGAGCTGGCGCTGCTGGGCGCCCGcgtggtgctgctggagaaacGCGACTCCTTCTCCCGCAACAACGTCCTGCACCTCTGGCCCTTCACCATCCACGACCTGCGGGCGCTGGGCGCCAAGAAGTTCTACGGGCGCTTCTGCACTGGCACGTTGGACCACATCA GTATCCGGCAGCTCCAGCTGATCCTGCTGAAGGTGGCTTTGCTCCTGGGGGTGGAGGTGCACATCAATGTGCGGTTTGAGGGCCTTGTGCCCCCTGCGGGCGAGGCAG gtgGCTGGCAAGCTgttctgcagcccagctcctctcccctcaCCCAGTACGAGTTCGACGTCCTCATCTCAGCTGGCGGTGGCAAATTTGTCCCTGAAG GGTTCAAGCGGAAGGAGACGCGTGGGAAGCTGGCCATTGGCATCACCACCAACTTCATCAACCGCCACAGCCGGGCTGAGGTGGAGGTGGCTGAGATCAGCGGCGTGGCCCGAATCTACAACCAGAAGTTCTTCCAGAACCTCTACAACAAAACTG GCATTGACCTGGAAAACATCGTGTACTACAAGGACGACACTCACTATTTCGTCATGACGGCCAAGAAGCAGAGCCTGCTCAAGAAGGGGGTCATCCTCCAG GACAAAGCCGACATCGAGAGCCTCCTGTCCCCAGAGAATGTGAACCGGGATGCCCTCCTTAGCTACGCCAAAGAAGCTGCCAACTTCTCCACCAACTACTGCCTGCCCGAGCTGGAGTTTGCCCTCAACCATCGGGACCTGCCTGATGTTGACATGTTTGACTTCACCTGCATGACGCGCTCGGAGAACGCGGCCCTGGTGCGGGAGCACAACGGGAGCCgtctgctcctggggctggtgggCGACTGCTTGGTGGAG CCCTTCTGGCCGCTGGGCACCGGGGTGGCCAGGGGCTTCCTCGCTGCCTTCGACGCAGCGTGGATGGTGCGGCGGTGGGCGGCTGGGACACCCCCGCTGGAGGTGCTGGCCGAGAG GGAGAGCATCTACCAGCGCCTTTCGCAGACATCCCCAGACAACACCAACAAGAACATCAGCCAGTACAGCATCGACCCGGCCACGCGTTACCCCAACATCAACCTGCAGGCCATCAAAGCCAGCCAG GTCAGGGACCTCTACCTCGTGGGCATGGTGGAGGTGGACCACAAGAGGAAGAGTGACAACCGGCTCAGCATCG CCGACCCTGGAGCTGTCTATgaagagctgctgagctggtgcCAGGCCAGCACGGCTGGATACCCTGGCGTGGCTGTGACCAACTTCAGCACCTCCTGGACCAGTGGCTTGGCCCTCTGCGCCCTCATCCACCACTTCCGCCCAGACCTGGT GGACTTTGACTCTGTGGACCCCCAGGATGCCATTCGGACCCACCAGATTTTGCTGGACgtagcagagcaggagctgggcatcCAGCCTGTACTCTCCAGTGCTGAGATGGCCACCATGACAGGGCCTGACCACCTGGACCTCATCACCTACCTCAGCCACTTCTATCAAGTTTTCAGGACCTCTCCAG AGGTGGAGGTCAGCGAGAGGTCAGCAGTGTCTCCCCGTGGCACACGAGGGGCCATCCTCTTTCTCAGCAAGCTGCAGAAGAGCCGGAACCTGGCACACAAACGTGCCCAG GACACTGCCCAGAAGGACACTGAGGCCAAGAGGAGCCGCAGGGACGCTGAG CTGGACACGGGGCTGGATGGAGACACTGTGGACAGTGCCCACGAGCCGCTGCGAACCGTCGTGATGGACCCAGGGCAG CCACCGAGGGAGAGGACAGGGGAGAACAGTGACGCCTGCTACTTCTGCGGCCGCCGTGTCTACATCCTGGAGCGAGCCAGCGCCGAGGGACGCTTCTTCCACCGCGGCTGCTTCCAGTGCCGGCACTGCGGGGCCACCCTGCGCCTGGGCGACTACGCCTTCGACGAGGAGGATG GTAACTTTTACTGCTCGCTGCACTACCCCAATCCACCCAGCGTGGACCTGCCCCGGGATGAGGCTTCAGCGCTGCTTGATGGG GATGCTGATGCTGCTGCCCACCCACCCTCAGATGCTGGAAACCCACGTGTGTCCTCCATGGAGTGGGCACCCGGTCCAGTTCAGCCCactccagcagccccacaggCAGGGGAAGAGCCTGGGGAAGTTGAGGACACTGCAGATGCTGGTgacacagaggagcaggagctgctggcacagcctggggggGATGTGAGGGAAGAGGAGGTTCCCAGAGTGGAGCCCCAAGTAACAgcagaggagggtgaggagagTGGGCGCAGGAGGAAAATCATCCTTACACCGCTGGAGAAGCTCAATCTGTCCACGCTGAACCTCACCAGTGAAGCAGAGCCCGAGCCTCCGCTGAAGCCAGCTCGTCTGCGGCTCCAAGCAGAACCTGAggccctccctgccctgaggcagGGACAAGGCGcctggaaggaggaggaggaggagaaaaatgacaTGGAGAAAG ATTTGGAGGACAGTGATAGcgaagaagaggaggaggaggaagaggaggaggaggagaaagaggaaggcACAGGCCTTGGCATCATGAAAGACTTG tacccagagcccagggaagaggagaaatacCCCACCTGGAAGCGCACATTGGCCCGCCGGGCCAGGGAGTCCCAGATGAAGAGGTTCTGCAAAGCCCAG GCCATCCAGAGACGGCTGGAGGAGATCGAGGTGACATTCCGGGaactggagcagcagggcaTCAAGCTGGAGAAGTTACTCCGGGATGAGAATG agagcccagctgACCAGCACACACAGTGGACAAACCAGCTGCTGTACCTGGTCCAGAAGAAGAACAATCTGATGAGCGAGGAGTCCGACCTCATGATCGC GGTGCAGGAACtgaagctggaggagcagcagtgtcagCTCGATGAGAAGCTCCGGAGTTACATGAACAAGGAGG ATGCCATGAAGACACCTGAGGACGAGAAGGCTGAGCAGGagatcctggagcagctggtggAGGTGGTGAATAAGCGGAATGTCCTCATCCAACTGCAGGAGGAGAAGCGGCTCAGTGAGCTGCGGCCTTGA
- the SMPD2 gene encoding sphingomyelin phosphodiesterase 2 isoform X2, with product MEGEPTLRLRIFDLNCWAIRYLSKRRQERVRLIGDTLRQEGFDLVLLQEVWSEQDYSDLKVKLAGCYPFSHYFRSGVIGSGLCVFSRFPILDTLLYQYSLNGYPYMLQHGDWFGGKSVGLVIMKISGIIFNVYITHLHAEYCRDKDAYLPHRLVQAWELAQFIRHTSKAADLVLLGGDLNMHPEDVGIRLLRGWTGLRDAFAEATHFEGCKNGCTLVPNNCFTDKSELLPFPLGIRIDYILYKAISSFTVKCEELKTTTGPAPGMDIPFSDHEAVMATLHIQRQGQPAGATLGTADLALADVVTEARTEVGVGLRAAQRQRYSSGRMAVLALLLLLLQAVAALGTLAGLGTEQPFPKLSFCLLAFLALGVLVLATGLHLFHTMEVKMLHGTEDQMWMALRALQERPSEG from the exons ATGGAGGGAGAGCCCACCCTGCGCCTCCGAATCTTCGACCTCAACTGCTG GGCCATCCGCTACCTGAGCAAGCGGCGGCAGGAGCGGGTGCGGCTCATCGGGGACACGCTGCGCCAGGAGGGCTTTGacctggtgctgctccaggag GTGTGGAGCGAGCAGGACTACAGTGACCTGAAGGTGAAACTAGCAGGCTGCTACCCCTTCTCCCATTACTTCCGCAG CGGGGTGATCGGCAGTGGCCTCTGCGTTTTCTCCAGGTTCCCCATCCTGGACACGCTCCTCTACCAGTACTCACTGAATGGGTACCCCTACATG ctccagcacggGGACTGGTTTGGCGGCAAGTCCGTTGGTCTCGTCATTATGAAGATCTCAGGGATCATCTTCAACGTCTACATCACCCAT ctgcacGCCGAGTACTGCCGGGACAAGGACGCCTACCTGCCCCACCGCCTGGTGCAGGCCTGGGAGCTGGCCCAGTTCATCCg acaCACCTCAAAGGCAGCAGacttggtgctgctgggaggggacCTGAACATGCACCCCGAAGATGTGGGCATCCGGCTGCTGCGTGGCTGGACAGGGCTGCGGGACGCCTTTGCTGAGGCCACGCACTTTGAG GGCTGTAAGAATGGCTGCACCCTTGTCCCTAACAACTGCTTCACTGACaagtcagagctgctgcccttcccGCTGGGCATCCGCATTGACTACATCCTCTACAAG GCCATCTCCAGCTTCACGGTGAAGTGTGAAGAGCTGAAGACCACTAcagggccagccccaggcaTGGACATCCCCTTCTCAGACCATGAGGCTGTGATGGCGACACTGCACATCcagaggcagggacagcctgCAGGTGCCACCCTTGGCACTGCTG accTGGCACTGGCAGACGTGGTGACAGAGGCACGGACGGAGGTGGGCGTGGGGCTGCGGGCGGCACAGCGGCAGCGCTACTCCTCGGGCAGGatggctgtgctggccctgctgctgctgctgctccaggccgTGGCTGCACTGGGCACGCTGGCTGgactgggcacagagcagcccttcCCCAAACTCTCCTTCTGCCTGCTGGCCTTCCTCGCCCTCGGCGTCCTCGTCCTCGCCACTGGTCTCCACCTATTTCACACCATGGAGGTGAAGATGCTGCACGGCACCGAGGACCAGATGTGGATGGCACTGCGAGCCCTGCAGGAGCGTCCCAGCGAAGGCTGA
- the SMPD2 gene encoding sphingomyelin phosphodiesterase 2 isoform X1 has product MWVVWVHGSLYGGSLGFGVVLACRKGGERPGVPRALFLPSFLPFALPQPFRLPSLAPWLCPAALCWLLGAVTPTHSLQVSPLPGAACKTPMEGEPTLRLRIFDLNCWAIRYLSKRRQERVRLIGDTLRQEGFDLVLLQEVWSEQDYSDLKVKLAGCYPFSHYFRSGVIGSGLCVFSRFPILDTLLYQYSLNGYPYMLQHGDWFGGKSVGLVIMKISGIIFNVYITHLHAEYCRDKDAYLPHRLVQAWELAQFIRHTSKAADLVLLGGDLNMHPEDVGIRLLRGWTGLRDAFAEATHFEGCKNGCTLVPNNCFTDKSELLPFPLGIRIDYILYKAISSFTVKCEELKTTTGPAPGMDIPFSDHEAVMATLHIQRQGQPAGATLGTADLALADVVTEARTEVGVGLRAAQRQRYSSGRMAVLALLLLLLQAVAALGTLAGLGTEQPFPKLSFCLLAFLALGVLVLATGLHLFHTMEVKMLHGTEDQMWMALRALQERPSEG; this is encoded by the exons ATGTGGGTGGTTTGGGTACATGGATCCCTGTACGGGGGCAGTTTAGGGTTTGGGGTGGTCCTTGCGTgcaggaaaggaggggaaaggcCTGGAGTACCCCGAGcactcttccttccttccttcctgccttttgCCTTGCCTCAGCCCTTCCgccttcccagcctggccccttggctctgtcctgcagccttGTGCTGGCTCCTGGGGGCTGTCACTCCAACCCActccctgcaggtgtcccctcTGCCCGGCGCTGCCTGCAAAACCCCGATGGAGGGAGAGCCCACCCTGCGCCTCCGAATCTTCGACCTCAACTGCTG GGCCATCCGCTACCTGAGCAAGCGGCGGCAGGAGCGGGTGCGGCTCATCGGGGACACGCTGCGCCAGGAGGGCTTTGacctggtgctgctccaggag GTGTGGAGCGAGCAGGACTACAGTGACCTGAAGGTGAAACTAGCAGGCTGCTACCCCTTCTCCCATTACTTCCGCAG CGGGGTGATCGGCAGTGGCCTCTGCGTTTTCTCCAGGTTCCCCATCCTGGACACGCTCCTCTACCAGTACTCACTGAATGGGTACCCCTACATG ctccagcacggGGACTGGTTTGGCGGCAAGTCCGTTGGTCTCGTCATTATGAAGATCTCAGGGATCATCTTCAACGTCTACATCACCCAT ctgcacGCCGAGTACTGCCGGGACAAGGACGCCTACCTGCCCCACCGCCTGGTGCAGGCCTGGGAGCTGGCCCAGTTCATCCg acaCACCTCAAAGGCAGCAGacttggtgctgctgggaggggacCTGAACATGCACCCCGAAGATGTGGGCATCCGGCTGCTGCGTGGCTGGACAGGGCTGCGGGACGCCTTTGCTGAGGCCACGCACTTTGAG GGCTGTAAGAATGGCTGCACCCTTGTCCCTAACAACTGCTTCACTGACaagtcagagctgctgcccttcccGCTGGGCATCCGCATTGACTACATCCTCTACAAG GCCATCTCCAGCTTCACGGTGAAGTGTGAAGAGCTGAAGACCACTAcagggccagccccaggcaTGGACATCCCCTTCTCAGACCATGAGGCTGTGATGGCGACACTGCACATCcagaggcagggacagcctgCAGGTGCCACCCTTGGCACTGCTG accTGGCACTGGCAGACGTGGTGACAGAGGCACGGACGGAGGTGGGCGTGGGGCTGCGGGCGGCACAGCGGCAGCGCTACTCCTCGGGCAGGatggctgtgctggccctgctgctgctgctgctccaggccgTGGCTGCACTGGGCACGCTGGCTGgactgggcacagagcagcccttcCCCAAACTCTCCTTCTGCCTGCTGGCCTTCCTCGCCCTCGGCGTCCTCGTCCTCGCCACTGGTCTCCACCTATTTCACACCATGGAGGTGAAGATGCTGCACGGCACCGAGGACCAGATGTGGATGGCACTGCGAGCCCTGCAGGAGCGTCCCAGCGAAGGCTGA